A stretch of the Acyrthosiphon pisum isolate AL4f chromosome A2, pea_aphid_22Mar2018_4r6ur, whole genome shotgun sequence genome encodes the following:
- the LOC100168329 gene encoding cadherin-89D — protein sequence MGPNAVSLSAIITIVAITSVATANGCQFYPIDNHFRFIRLSETTPVGSEVMQIEVHPRRNLSLQPIDSHDDVAYFKFRTINRTTISLRLARSLDDLVDRPNPIELLKVKLVCGVEDVSVSSSVVITTFVDDVNDNSPYFVNSPYGADISETTPIGTTVVRGIKALDADKPSTPNSEVRYLIAASKSQAKFSLVMDANGSAAVVLKEPLNFDGGDEQFLLEVYAKDEGSPSRNASTVVDVRVKRDESRVLKFTSEVYHSQFKEHFPITGKRILQEIPFNPPIHAFYDNNALNASIRYSLTTPDFDDDVFHIDQLSARVFLDKEIDADLLPSNIFLLKIQATDMNNPSKTALAEVEIEAIDVNDNQPKFEVDSYNVSVYENIPNGYNVLRVVATDLDQGDNGEFVYHLVDPSQAFTIDGKTGWITVRNHTKLDREQKSSFSLRVYAREKIPFVMQQKETGDAFVSVEITLLDVNDNSPTFVPNNQYSFKTRIDSPIGATIGKVEAIDPDDGDNGRVVYRISYSPNNESELFAINPDTGEVFANEVPINPGKHTIIVNASDQPIDPKEMKYSLAVVTITIVTEEVINPDFVNAPYEFWVGSDVPVGTSVGQVRIVSENPSIDYDLLHTYQEGVPFAVEEKTGTISVVEVISNFDRTDYEFEAVATDNRNLIISTNVTIHIVYSDSSQTLTKTVDPISLVFRVRENLPGVAIGRLWNVDFSNSSTMSKPNFIVADPDDGELFTVSEDGVLYTKSGLDRETKESFKLTVIADRKTKTGIHHATIFQIRIIVDDENDNAPEFQKTHYEGSVLENCDVGTLVELNAPVRTIDRDMGSNAMFSLKLNGEGSEMFTINKETGDVIVSEPMIDREVKDTYSLKIVATDRGNLSSEAYLTIRVTDLNDNVPVFKRITVYTKDKLRVAASTKSNISVTLGDYSIPHRLDNATTTAVVWLPETIQPGTPILAVNAEDADSTGSIITYKLARSGMEFAIHPISGQLSVVGQLKIGGQELNVTAEDEGGLITWILIIVFVEEDILFEKKLYEFWVPEGAYKHHEIGCITTEETSVVYSLTKKSYRNPTFVMTDVGCLLVSGDLDRETRESFDLRLTGKRKSGGNPSTVDIVVKLLDVNDNAPQFRNHHRVRKLSADEIGLKGFEGELTVPVYEATLAEAGTVGTMITRIVAEDPDGPEDGNSVVTYSLFGPGSAFFDIDHVTGVVTSKIPLQGGIYNVTVVASDSGFSRKDNAALLIVSVADKNSGVEEPLLELRYFEVEVEENCLVPLEILKLNVTSRFRRSASSVNYSIIPSENSESFEIDSKNGNVYLIESPDRESTPTLTVMVRVEVTGRKGKSTYMVHPVAHDIALNEARIVLRIIDQNDNSPVFTNESMPVIAAVSPLTGYGTPVATVQAVDPDLDINSAIRYTIVGDPVEKRYFNVDEHTGLIRTVGGFNQLLNNTVFGFDIRATDKAGAPNGRSAITNVFVYILDDQKIITLALGKQPSVVEKNTDVITSSMTNITGCMVKIWRIDSNTNNMTDIQLYAVDPITNALADSDLLMNLMLDHQDEINHELKPLQFIGFSRIPKSHNDVVVENSLSLYTTFELLTVLFGFIIFMGAITGVTCVCTGRKREKNKTITSYGNFGFHERSPFTLSNGSLARLSTCEPRSLQNPTSFMEGSLLYGGAVTNPKHLRRGLRCNQSRSLIPVEPPITHLRPQCGTRSDHHDNLQNDCCSCSSATGSTGTASLTESFVMKSSDNFEDSLRSIERPNNNNCQRHHRCCNEDDPNKMQTNNSNIKVCKCPLAL from the exons gTTGCCAATTTTATCCCATCGACAATCACTTCAGATTTATCAGGTTATCGGAAACCACACCAGTTGGTTCTGAGGTGATGCAGATCGAAGTGCATCCAAGGAGAAACCTCAGTTTGCAACCAATTGATAGT cACGATGATGTGGCATATTTTAAATTCCGTACAATCAATAGGACAACGATTTCGTTGAGATTAGCTCGATCACTAGATGATTTAGTCGACCGGCCAAATCCCATCGAATTACTTAAAGTCAAATTAGTGTGTGGAGTTGAAGATGTTTCG GTTAGCTCATCAGTTGTTATTACCACGTTCGTGGACGATGTGAACGACAACAGTCCATACTTCGTGAATTCACCTTACGGTGCCGACATTTCCGAAACCACGCCTATCG GAACAACCGTTGTACGGGGAATAAAGGCATTAGACGCTGACAAGCCGTCCACGCCGAACTCGGAAGTACGATATCTAATCGCTGCTTCAAAGTCTCAAGCCAAGTTTTCATTGGTAATGGACGCCAATGGTTCCGCGGCGGTGGTACTAAAAGAGCCGCTCAACTTCGACGGCGGAGACGAACAATTCTTGTTGGAAGTGTACGCCAAAGACGAGGGATCTCCGTCCAGGAATGCCAGTACGGTAGTCGACGTACGAGTGAAACGTGATGAATCCAGAGTGCTGAAATTTACGAGTGAAGTGTATCACAGTCAATTCAAGGAGCATTTTCCAATAACG GGAAAACGAATACTCCAAGAAATCCCGTTCAACCCACCGATTCACGCATTTTACGATAACAACGCTCTCAATGCTTCAATCCGGTATTCTTTGACGACGCCGGACTTCGATGACGACGTATTTCACATAGATCAGTTATCTGCCAGGGTATTCCTCGATAAGGAGATTGACGCAGACTTGCTcccatcaaatatatttttgctcAAA ATCCAAGCAACCGACATGAACAACCCTTCTAAAACTGCGCTGGCTGAAGTGGAAATCGAAGCGATCGACGTGAACGATAACCAGCCAAAGTTTGAAGTCGATTCGTACAACGTCAGCGTATACGAAAACATCCCAAATGGCTATAACGTGTTGAGGGTGGTTGCGACGGATCTGGACCAAGGGGACAATGGCGAATTTGTCTATCATCTAGTGGACCCCAGCCAGGCGTTCACCATTGACGGCAAGACTGGTTGGATAACGGTGCGAAACCACACGAAGTTGGATCGAGAACAGAAGTCTAGCTTCTCTCTGCGAGTATACGCCCGGGAAAAAATACCGTTCGTAATGCAACAAAAGGAAACTGG AGACGCGTTCGTCAGCGTTGAAATAACCTTGCTCGATGTCAACGACAATAGCCCGACGTTTGTGCCAAACAACCAGTACTCTTTCAAGACGAGAATCGACAGTCCAATTGGAGCAACAATTGgaaag gttgAAGCTATAGACCCGGACGATGGAGATAACGGACGTGTGGTTTACAGGATATCGTATTCGCCGAACAACGAATCGGAACTTTTCGCAATCAATCCTGACACGGGTGAAGTGTTTGCGAATGAAGTACCGATAAATCCAGGCAAACATACGATAATCGTTAACGCATCTGACCAACCAATCGATCCAAAGGAAATGAAATATTCTTTGGCTGTCGTCACAATCACGATTGTTACAGAAG AAGTGATCAATCCTGATTTTGTTAACGCTCCGTACGAATTTTGGGTTGGAAGTGACGTGCCCGTCGGCACGAGCGTAGGTCAAGTCCGAATAGTTTCAGAAAACCCTAGTATCGATTACGATTTACTTCACACCTATCAAGAAGGAG TACCGTTTGCCGTGGAAGAGAAAACCGGCACGATATCGGTCGTTGAGGTGATTTCGAATTTCGATCGGACCGATTATGAATTCGAAGCGGTTGCAACAGATAATCGAAATTTGATTATTTCGACAAATGTCACTATTCATATTGTTTACTCGGATTCTAGTCAAACATTAACAAA AACCGTGGATCCCATAAGTCTAGTGTTTCGAGTTCGCGAGAATCTCCCGGGTGTTGCAATCGGAAGACTGTGGAATGTTGATTTCTCGAACTCATCAACCATGTCTAAGCCTAATTTTATAGTTGCCGACCCGGATGACGGAGAGTTATTTACCGTATCCGAAGATGGCGTTTTATACACGAAATCTGGCTTGGATAGAGAAACCAAAGAAAGTTTCAAGTTGACGGTCATTGCGGATCGGAAAACAAAAACTGGTATCCACCATGCAACAATTTTCCAGATACGTATCATAGTCGATGACGAAAATGATAACGCACCCGAATTTCAAAAAACTCACTACGAAGGTTCAGTGTTGGAAAATTGTGACGTCGGTACACTCGTAGAATTAAATGCACCTGTTAGAACAATCGATCGAGACATGGGATCTAACGCTATGTTTTCATTGAAACTAAATGGAGAAG GCAGTGAAATGTTTACCATCAATAAAGAAACCGGAGACGTAATTGTTTCGGAGCCTATGATCGATAGAGAAGTTAAGGACACGTATAGCCTTAAGATCGTTGCCACAGACCGAGGAAATCTGTCGTCTGAAGCTTATCTTACGATACGAGTAACCGATCTGAACGACAACGTTCCTGTTTTCAAACGCATAACCGTATACACCAAAGACAAACTGAGAGTTGCAGCCAGTACCAAATCGAATATTTCGGTCACATTGGGTGACTATTCGATACCCCATCGATTGGACAACGCCACTACGACCGCCGTCGTGTGGCTCCCCGAAACGATACAACCGGGTACGCCGATATTGGCAGTGAACGCCGAAGATGCTGATTCCACCGGATCGATTATCACATATAAACTGGCGAGAAGTGGCATGGAGTTTGCTATTCATCCGATTTCGGGTCAGCTGTCCGTAGTGGGACAGTTGAAAATAGGCGGACAGGAATTGAACGTCACCGCGGAAGACGAGGGTGGTCTGATAACTTGGATATTGATAATAGTATTCGTCGAAGAAGACATTTTGTTCGAAAAAAA attGTATGAATTTTGGGTACCCGAAGGTGCGTATAAACATCACGAAATCGGCTGTATCACTACAGAAGAAACTTCGGTCGTATACTCGTTAACCAAAAAAAGTTATCGGAATCCCACGTTCGTTATGACTGACGTCGGGTGTTTGTTGGTGTCCGGTGATCTAGACAGGGAAACCAGAGAATCTTTCGACCTGCGGTTGACGGGCAAAAGAAAGTCTGGTGGAAACCCGTCGACGGTGGATATCGTCGTCAAACTGTTAGACGTAAACGACAACGCGCCACAGTTCCGAAATCATCATCGCGTACGAAAGTTGTCCGCCGACGAAATTGGACTGAAAGGATTTGAAGGAGAGCTCACAGTTCCCGTTTACGAAGCAACGTTGGCCGAAGCAGGTACGGTAGGAACCATGATCACAAGAATCGTGGCTGAAGACCCCGATGGACCTGAAGACGGAAATTCTGTGGTTACGTACAGTCTATTCGGACCGGGTTCAGCGTTTTTCGACATAGATCACGTTACTGGAGTGGTTACATCAAAGATTCCACTGCAAGGTGGTATTTACAATGTTACCGTTGTCGCATCGGATTCGGGTTTCTCTAGGAAAGATAACGCCGCGTTATTAATCGTCAGCGTTGCCGACAAGAACTCAGGAGTCGAAGAACCGTTGCTCGAACTTCGTTATTTTGAAGTGGAAGTCGAAGAAAACTGTTTGGTGCCGTTAGAAATTCTCAAACTTAACGTCACGTCAAGGTTTAGACGGTCCGCTTCGtctgtaaattattcaataatccCCTCGGAAAACAGCGAGAGTTTTGA GATTGATTCAAAAAATGGCAACGTTTATCTTATCGAAAGTCCTGATCGAGAGTCTACTCCGACTCTTACGGTAATGGTTCGCGTTGAAGTGACAGGAAGGAAAGGAAAGTCCACTTATATGGTGCATCCGGTTGCACACGACATAG CTCTTAACGAAGCTCGAATCGTACTCCGAATAATCGATCAAAACGATAACTCTCCGGTTTTCACAAACGAAAGTATGCCAGTGATCGCTGCTGTGTCTCCGTTGACAGGTTATGGAACTCCGGTGGCAACCGTTCAA GCGGTAGACCCAGATCTGGACATCAACTCGGCCATTAGGTATACGATAGTCGGAGATCCCGTCGAAAAAAGATATTTCAATGTTGACGAACACACGGGTCTAATACGAACGGTCGGAGGGTTTAATCAACTCCTAAACAATACCGTTTTTGGATTTGACATTCGAGCGACCGACAAAGCAGGCGCTCCCAATGGAAGATCGGCGATTACAAATGTCTTT GTTTACATTTTGGATGatcagaaaataataacattggCTTTGGGAAAACAACCGTCAGTCGTTGAGAAGAATACAGATGTAATAACGAGTTCAATGACTAATATCACCGGATGTATGGTTAAAATATGGAGAATAgattcaaatacaaataacat GACTGACATTCAACTGTATGCCGTGGATCCTATTACAAACGCATTGGCAGATAGTGATTTATTAATGAA tttgATGTTGGATCACCAAGATGAAATCAATCACGAACTAAAGCCGCTGCAGTTCATCGGATTTTCTCGCATACCGAAAAGCCATAACGACGTAGTGGTGGAAAACTCATTAAGCCTTTATACGACGTTTGAACTGCTAACGGTTTTGTTcggatttattattttcatgggAGCCATAACCGGCGTGACGTGCGTGTGCACGGGACGTAAAAG GGAGAAAAACAAGACGATTACTTCCTACGGAAATTTCGGTTTCCACGAGAGGTCTCCGTTCACTTTGAGCAACGGTAGTCTAGCGAGGCTGTCGACCTGCGAACCCAGATCGCTACAGAACCCCACGTCGTTCATGGAGGGTTCGCTTTTGTACGGCGGGGCCGTGACCAACCCTAAGCACCTGCGGAGGGGTCTGCGATGCAATCAGTCGAGGTCACTCATACCCGTCGAACCACCTATCACTCATTTGCGGCCTCAGTGTGGGACCAGGAGCGATCACCACGACAATCTGCAAAACGATTGTTGTTCGTGTAGCAGCGCTACCGGGAGCACGGGCACCGCCAGTTTAACCGAGTCTTTTGTCATGAA gTCTAGTGACAATTTCGAAGACTCGTTGCGTTCGATTGAAAGACCTAATAATAACAACTGTCAGAGGCATCACCGGTGTTGCAATGAAGATGATCCGAATAAGATGCAAACGAACAATTCTAATATTAAGGTCTGCAAGTGTCCATTGGCACTGTGA